The DNA window GCGTCCCGGCACGGTAATGGGCTATCTTTCGCCGACGGCCAAACGCGGTGTCTATGATGCAAGGATTTATACCGGCAGGACTGACGACGGGACGAAATTGTATTCCCCTCGTACTTTCACGCTGACACTGAGCGATAATGACAGCCGTATGGCAATAAACCGTTATGGCACAACGTTTAGTTTTAATTGGTGGAGACTGCTGCCGTATATGTATAGCCGTCTGATAAGTAGACGTGAGAAGAAAGCCGGTGACATAAATGGTTGTATACGTGTCTATCCGATGCCCGCTATACCGGTAGAACCGCGTTATCTGTGAAATTCAGATGTTTACAAACTAAAAGATATTTATTCGTGTATTCCGCTCTGCGCCTTCTGATAATAATTTTGGCAGTCTCGGCATTTATGCCGGGACATAAAGCATGTGCCGAGAAGACACTTCGTGGAAAATTAAAGGTAGAGAAGACGCGGAATAACGGGAACGGCCGGCAGTTTGCATTTGATACTATAACAGCAGTGTCGCAGACTGATGTCAGATTATCTGGATATGACAAACCGTTGAATTCACGCAAAGAAAGTCTTTTTATAAGTAATAAGACCGAAAGGGAAATCACAGCCGTTGAAGTCAGGATGACGTATAAAGACATGCAGGGACGCATGCTTCACGAAACGGAGTGGTTATTGCGGGCTGATATTCCCTCGGGAGCTACCCGACGGGTGGAATTCCCGTCATGGGACAGGCAGAACTCTTTTTATTATCATAAAGGACGACAGCCTCGTGTGGCGAATGTGACACCCTATCGTATTGAATGTTCGGTATTAAGATATGTCTCTCCTTCTGTTACGTCTGCCGGAGAAAAGCTATGAACAAACCATAAATAAACAATCCGATATATAATAATTCTTCCATGAGCGAAATTCTTTCAGAGTATCATTTGCTTGGTCTGACAATAGGTGTATGTACATTTATTATAATAGGTATTTTCCATCCCATAACCATTAAGTGTGAATATTATTTCGGGACACGCTGCTGGTGGTGGTTCCTGCTGCTTGGTATCATAGGTATAGGCGGGACTCTTCTTGTCGATGATGTATTCTGGTCATCATTGCTTGGAGTGTTTTCATTTTCGTCTTTCTGGACCATCGGAGAAATATTCGAGCAGGAAAAACGTGTGCAGCGCGGATGGTTTCCGGCTAATCCGGCTAAGAAGAAT is part of the Duncaniella dubosii genome and encodes:
- a CDS encoding DUF4491 family protein codes for the protein MSEILSEYHLLGLTIGVCTFIIIGIFHPITIKCEYYFGTRCWWWFLLLGIIGIGGTLLVDDVFWSSLLGVFSFSSFWTIGEIFEQEKRVQRGWFPANPAKKNKKICNPAED